Within the Candidatus Marinimicrobia bacterium CG08_land_8_20_14_0_20_45_22 genome, the region TTATGACTTTAACGCTTGAAATCGGGGCGATAATCGTCACCGGAGAATATTGATTACCGATATTGTTTTGAATGATTACCGCCGGTCTGAGTTTGCCGATTTCATCCGTCCCGAAGCTTCGGGAATCGAGATTGACAAGGTAAACGTCGCCGCGCCTAAGCGGTTCGACTAAGCCGGAATGTTTAAAGTTTGTCGGCATGTTTCCAGTCCTCTTGCTGTTGGCAATAATATGCCGTGTTCGCCTGATAGCCTTCGGATAGCTGTTTTTCAAGGTCTGCCCGTTCGATTCGGTCAAGGTATTCGCTCAAAGCCCGTCGAACGATTTCACTAATGGAAACGTTCAACCGCCTTGAGACAGACGCCGCTTTTCGGGTTAGTTCCGGCATGACAATCAGGTTAAGTCTTTGCGTTTTGGTATGATTCGTGATAGTTCTCATTTTTCAGTCTCCCATATACGCCGGAAAGATACTCATCGGCGTAATGTAACACAAGAAAAAAGTCCCGAACGGGCTCATTGTTTTTAGTTGATTCTCCCGAATGTTCGGGATTGGTTCGGTTGTTTTGGAATTACAAACCGGTATCCCGTTCGGTATCCCGTTTTTAATGTTAAAATAGGGTTAAATATGATAAAATTTGATAGGGTAGGGATAGCGATAACCTGCAACAAATAGGCAGGTAAAAAGTATGTTTTCTCGTCCGTGAAAATTGCTTTGTGCCCCAACAAGGACTCGAACCTTGAACCAACGGATTAAGAGTCCGCTGCTCTACCAATTGAGCTATTAGGGCGAGAAAAAGCGGGCTAAATTTATAACAATTCCGCCGAACTGTCAACATCCTTCACGCCGGAAATTCAATATTTTAACAATGACAATATAGAATACTCTGAATAAAAAAACCTGCCGAACTTTTCAGGCCGGCAGGTTTGATTCTATTTCTTCCGCACTTACTGGAGTACTGTCAACGCACTCCGGGCGGCATCCAGCATCGGCTGAACGGAGATTTCTGTCCCGACTGCGGCTTTCATCCATGCGGATGGCGTGATGGAACCCAGCGTGCACATCCGTTCCATCTCTTTTCCGAGATTCTTCCCGGAAATGTACTGCTCAATCTGAAATTGAATGATATGTCCGATCGGGTAATCCGGCAGATAAAGACCGGCGTCGATCATGTGTGAATAGACCGCCAGAATGATGGCGTCTTTATGTCCTAAAATCGGATAATAGTACTCGTTCCAGGTCGCCTTGGCGATGTCGATGACGGCGGCTTTCAGTTCTTCGGGCTTCGCTTTCGGATGCTCGTACATCCAGCGCCAGACCTGCATATCGACGAGCGCTACGGCTGAGATTTCCGCAGCCGACCAAATCTGATTGAGCGCGTCCAGATATTCGGCGTCCGGATCTTTCTTTGTCAAACCGAGAACTTCCATGTCTCTCTTTTGAAAAACAAACGCAAAGGCTTCCGTAAACGCAGTATTCGGAACGCCGGAAAGCATTGGATGGTCGATTCTGTTCAGTGAAAAAACCTGTTCGACACAGTGACCAAGTTCGTGAAGCGCAATGTTGAAGCCTTTGTAATCCATTCCGGTCGGCTGAACGCGGGTTCTCAAATGCGCATTATCGGAAGGACGCTCGGCGCCCTGCGCATGTCCGGAACCGCGCGCCGGATCGACGTTGATCTTGGTTTTAAGATATTCGGCTGTCTGTTTATCGAATCCCAATTTCATCAGCGTTTCCGGTAATTTTTCGCGAAAAACGTCGGCTGTCGGGTATCTGGCCGAAACGATTTTGTCCAATTCCGCCTGCGAATAAGCGTCTTTACTTTTGACCCCATTATACCAGATGTCGAATGGTTCGAATTCACGTCCGAGCCGTTTTTTCACAACGGCCGCCGTCTCTTTGAGTTCATCCGATTTTAAAAGTTGGACAAACAGCGCTTTGATGGTTTCCTCGGGAATTTCACGCTCTTCGTTAAATTTGCGATCGACGAATGTTGGATTGATCGGATAATACGGATCGGCGTTCTTTTCGGCATGAAAAATATTGAGCAGTTGCTGATAACGCGTGTTCGGTTCGGGACTCGCCTCGGCACCAATGACTTGATTGGATTCGACTTTCCAATCAACTTTCGGATTGTTGATGACGCTGGCCGGGATTTCCTGCGTGATGATTTTCTGCATGACATCGTAGATCATTTTCTGCCGCTCAAGTCCGCCGACTTCCGGATACTGCGCCTTGAGTTCATCACGGATCCCCCAATGCGTGATCAGCGTCAGGTCTTCCGGAAATAATTTTTCACCGTTTTCCGTCAGCAGATGCCCCATGCAGATGTTGTAACTGCTGATGTAGTTATCGGCGGCGACATAAGCCTCGTAAGTTTTCTGTGAAATCTCAGACGAAACGCGCGAATTGAATCGTTGTGCCAGCCTCGCCTGTGCCCATTTTTCCCGCGTCCAATCGTCGCTGACTCTCAGCATTTCGTCGAGCGGATAAATTTTAAAATTCAATAAAACCCAAAAAGCGACCTTGCTCTTGAAAAGGTTTTCGTTGACATTCGGAGAAAGGCTGAAGTTCGCCATCAGGTAATTGACGGGCATGATCGGTCCGACGTCCACCTGCAAATCCCACTGAAAATCGCGTTCGAGTTCCAGCATAACGCCTTTCAATGTCTCAAGCGAATTTTCCAGACGAACAAACGAACGGTTTAATGAATCGCCTTCAACGAGAAAATTTTCCATGCAGAATTTCTGAAAATCTTCTTCGCTGCCATCTTTCTTTGTCCAGAATTTTTGCATCTGCGTGATTCCTGTCCGGACACGGTCGGCGCTGGTTTCACCAAACTTTGCGATCATCTTGTCGGCGACTTTCACGGCAAATTCATCGCTAATCATCTTCGTGCCCTCTTTTTTTCCACATTGCTGGGTCATGGTCGCAAAAAACATCACGACAACAATCAAAGCGGTTCCGGAAAAATGTCTCCGTTTGCATTTCCACATCTTTTTCCCTCCTTAAAATTACTCGTCCGTTACCGGACGGAAACCTCATCGGTCAGTTCATTGACGTCGTCGCTTTTTCGCGGAAAATGTTCGGAAAGAATTGCGCCCATTTTCATGACGACATTGACGACGCCGGTTCGATAATTATGGTTCTTAAAATCCAGCGAGAGCGATTTTGCCGTATCATCCCAAATCGATTGCCCAACTTTCTCGTGAATTCCGGCATCGCCGAGAATCTGGAATTTCCGCTCGTCTAAAAGAATGAGCAGTAAAATGCCGGTTCGGTCGCGCGTCTTATCCATTCCGAGCCGGTAAAATTCGTCTAACGCGATTTCCATAACGCTTTTATCTTTGAGCCGCGACGGCGTTTTGCTGAACACGCTGACCCGGATTTCGCCCGACGTATTCTTCTCCGCCTCCGAACAAGCCTTCGCAATTGCCTTTAAATCCGCTTTCGAAAAATATGTACCCAACAACGACATCGTTCAACTCACTTTCAATTCGCGTTCAATTTGAAATTTGCAATTTGAAATATTGCAATCTACCATCCACCGGACGATCCTCCGCCGCCGAAGCCACCGCCACCACCACTGAACCCGCCAAATCCGCCTCCTCCGAAGCCTCCACCGCCGAACCCGCCACCGCGTCCGCCGCCGCGAAACATTTCGGAAAAGAACAGAGCCCAAAGCAATCCACGCCGTCCGCGTTTTCCCATCCCGAAAAAGATTGGCAGGAAAAACAAGAAAAAGATCAGCCCGAACAGCAGATTTCCCGGTTCGCGCTCCGACTTCCTTAATTTATTCGGATCGCCCTGATATTCGCCCTGCGTTGCCTTCATGATCGAGGTGATGCCGGCGTCTATCCCTGCAAAATAATTTCCGTTTCGGAACTCCGGCGCGATCTCGTTCCGAATGATCGACGACGAGATCAAATCGGTCAGCGCTCCCTCCAGCCCGTAGCCGACCTCTATCCGAATCTTCCGTTCGTTGGTGACGATAAGGAGCAGAACGCCGTTATCTTTTCT harbors:
- a CDS encoding PemK family transcriptional regulator, which codes for MPTNFKHSGLVEPLRRGDVYLVNLDSRSFGTDEIGKLRPAVIIQNNIGNQYSPVTIIAPISSVKVITKALPVMVFLSKEIAGLDADSYIDCGQIRTVDKVNRLIHKVGELPTEKMPELDRAIKISLALL